In one Vicugna pacos chromosome 22, VicPac4, whole genome shotgun sequence genomic region, the following are encoded:
- the LOC102534009 gene encoding olfactory receptor 7G2-like, protein METRNQTDVSEFFLLGLTDNPELQPLLFCLFLTMYLVTVLGNLLIILAVSCDSHLHTPMYLFLSNLSFTDICMSTATIPKMLLNIQAQNQSITYAGCLTQMCFVLLFPCWENFLLAAMAYDCYVAICHPLRYMVIMNPPLCGLLVLLSLFLSVVNALLLSLMVLRLSFCKDLEIPHFFCEFAQVIKLACSDTLINNILLYFMASLFGVVPFSGIIFSYTQIVSSVLRMPSAGAKLKAFSTCGSHLSVVSLFYGTGFRVYISSLVAGSSRKTAVASVMYGVVPQMMNPFIYSLRNRDMKGALRKLISGISSFL, encoded by the coding sequence atggaaaccagaaatcAAACTgatgtttcagaattttttctcctGGGATTGACAGATAACCCAGAACTGCAGCccctcctcttctgcctcttcctgACCATGTACCTGGTCACCGTCCTAGGAAACCTGCTCATCATCCTGGCCGTCAGCTGTGACTcccacctccacacccccatgtacttgtTCCTCTCCAATCTCTCCTTTACTGACATCTGTATGAGCACAGCCACAATCCcaaagatgctgctaaacatccaaGCACAGAATCAGAGCATCACTTATGCAGGCTGTCTCACCCAGATGTGCTTTGTCCTGCTTTTTCCCTGTTGGGAAAATTTTCTCCTTGCAGCTATGGCCTATGACTGCTATGTGGCCATTTGTCACCCCTTGAGGTACATGGTCATCATGAACCCCCCACTCTGTGGCCTGCTGGTTCTCCTGTCACTGTTCCTTAGCGTTGTGAACGCCCTGCTCCTCAGTCTGATGGTGCTGCGGCTGTCCTTCTGCAAGGACCTGGAAATCCCTCACTTCTTCTGTGAATTTGCTCAGGTCATCAAGCTGGCTTGTTCTGATACCCTCATCAACAACATCCTGTTATACTTTATGGCCAGCCTGTTTGGAGTTGTTCCTTTCTCTGGGATCATTTTCTCTTATACTCAAATCGTCTCCTCTGTTTTGAGAATGCCTTCAGCAGGGGCAAAGCTTAAAGCTTTTTCCACCTGTGGGTCTCACCTCTCCGTGGTGTCCTTGTTTTATGGGACGGGTTTCAGGGTGTACATTAGTTCTTTAGTTGCTGGCTCATCCAGGAAGACTGCGGTGGCTTCAGTTATGTACGGTGTGGTTCCTCAAATGATGAACCCTTTCATCTACAGCCTGAGAAACAGGGACATGAAGGGAGCCTTGAGAAAACTCATCAGTGGGATATCTTCTTTTCTGTGA
- the LOC102545392 gene encoding olfactory receptor 7G2-like, translating into MESENQTDEAEFLLLGLSEDPELQLLLFGLFLTMYLVTVLGNLLIILAVSSDPHLHTPMYFFLSHLSFTDICFSTTTVLKMLVNIERRSKSISYTGCLTQVCFVLFFAGLENFLLAAMAYDRYVAICHPLRYTVVMNPRLCVLLVLLSLVTSIADALLHSLMLLRLSFCADLEIPHFFCELAQVIKLACSDTLLNNVLVYSVTSILGGVPLFGIIFSYAQIVSFILRMPSAAGKYKAFSTCGSHFSVVSLFYGTAFGVYISSAVTHSSKKSAVASVMYTVAPPMLNPFIYSLRNRDVKRALRKLT; encoded by the coding sequence ATGGAATCGGAAAACCAAACAGATGAGGCAGAATTCCTCCTCCTGGGTCTCTCGGAGGACCCAGAACTGCAGCTCCTCCTCTTTGGTCTGTTCCTGACCATGTACCTGGTCACCGTGCTCGGGAACCTGCTCATCATCCTGGCCGTCAGCTCTGACCcccacctccacacccccatgtacttcttcctctccCACCTGTCCTTCACTGACATCTGTTTCAGCACCACCACAGTCCTCAAGATGCTTGTGAACATTGAAAGACGGAGCAAATCCATCAGTTACACAGGCTGCCTCACCCAGGTTTGTTTTGTCCTGTTTTTTGCAGGCCTGGAAAACTTTCTCCTTGCAGCAATGGCTTAcgaccgctatgtggccatctgccacCCGCTGAGATACACAGTCGTCATGAACCCCCGCCTCTGTGTTCTGCTGGTTCTGCTCTCCCTGGTCACGAGCATCGCAGACGCCCTGCTCCACAGTCTGATGCTGTTGCGACTGTCCTTCTGCGCAGACCTGGAAATCCCCCACTTCTTCTGCGAACTTGCTCAGGTCATCAAGCTGGCGTGCTCCGACACCCTCCTCAACAACGTCCTGGTGTACTCCGTGACCAGCATATTGGGTGGTGTCCCCCTCTTTGGGATTATCTTCTCTTATGCTCAGATTGTCTCCTTCATTCTGAGAATGCCGTCAGCTGCAGGGAAATATAAAGCCTTTTCTACCTGTGGATCTCATTTCTCGGTTGTCTCCTTGTTCTATGGGACAGCGTTTGGGGTGTACATCAGTTCTGCAGTCACACACTCTTCCAAGAAGTCTGCAGTGGCCTCAGTGATGTACACGGTGGCCCCTCCGATGTTGAACCCCTTTATCTACAGCCTGAGGAACAGGGACGTGAAGCGAGCCCTGAGGAAACTTACCTGA
- the LOC102534260 gene encoding olfactory receptor 7G2-like encodes METRNQTDVSEFFLLGLTDNPELQPLLFCLFLTMYLVTVLGNLLIILAISCDSHLHTPMYLFLSNLSFTDICMSTATIPKMLLNIQAQNQSITYAGCLTQMCFVLVFACWENFLLVTMAYDRYVAICHPLRYTVIMNPPLCGLLVLLSLFLSVVNALLLSLMVLRLSFCKDLEIPHFFCELAQVIKLACSDTLINNILLYFVGSLFGVVPFSGIIFSYAQIVSSVLRMPSAGAKLKAFSTCGSHLSMVSLFYGTGLGVYISSLAAGSSRKTAVASVMYGVVPQMMNPFIYSLRNRDMKGALRKLISGISFL; translated from the coding sequence atggaaaccagaaatcAAACTgatgtttcagaattttttctcctGGGATTGACAGATAACCCAGAACTGCAGCccctcctcttctgcctcttcctgACCATGTACCTGGTCACCGTCCTAGGAAACCTGCTCATCATCCTGGCCATCAGCTGTGACTcccacctccacacccccatgtacttgtTCCTCTCCAATCTCTCCTTTACTGACATCTGTATGAGCACAGCCACAATCCcaaagatgctgctaaacatccaaGCACAGAATCAGAGCATCACTTACGCAGGCTGTCTCACCCAGATGTGCTTTGTCCTGGTTTTTGCCTGTTGGGAAAATTTTCTCCTTGTAAcaatggcctatgaccgctatgtggccattTGTCACCCCTTGAGGTACACGGTCATCATGAACCCCCCACTCTGTGGCCTGCTGGTTCTCCTGTCACTGTTCCTTAGCGTTGTGAATGCCCTGCTCCTCAGTCTGATGGTGCTGCGGCTGTCCTTCTGCAAGGACCTGGAAATCCCTCACTTCTTCTGCGAACTTGCTCAGGTCATCAAGCTGGCTTGTTCTGATACCCTCATCAACAACATCCTGTTATACTTTGTGGGCAGCCTGTTTGGAGTTGTTCCTTTCTCTGGGATCATTTTCTCTTATGCTCAAATCGTCTCCTCTGTTTTGAGAATGCCTTCAGCAGGGGCAAAGCTTAAAGCTTTTTCCACCTGTGGGTCTCACCTCTCCATGGTGTCCTTGTTCTATGGGACAGGTTTGGGGGTGTACATTAGTTCTTTAGCTGCTGGCTCATCCAGGAAGACTGCGGTGGCTTCAGTTATGTACGGTGTGGTTCCTCAAATGATGAACCCTTTCATCTACAGCCTAAGAAACAGGGACATGAAGGGAGCCTTGAGAAAACTCATCAGTGGGATATCTTTTTTGTGA